Below is a genomic region from Streptomyces ferrugineus.
CAGTGGCCCCCTGGCTAGGGCGAAGCCGTCGTGTCCGTACGTGAGTTGGTCGTCCTGGGGACGGCGAGCCAGGTCCCCACCCGGCACCGGAACCACAACGGGTACCTGCTGCGCTGGGACGGGGAGGGCATCCTCTTCGACCCGGGCGAGGGCACCCAGCGGCAGATGCTGCGTGCCGGGGTCGCCGCCCACGACCTGAACCGGATCTGTGTCACCCACTTCCACGGCGACCACTCCCTCGGACTCGCCGGGGTCATCCAGCGGATCAACCTCGACAAGGTCCCGCACCCCGTCACCGCGCACTACCCGCGCTCCGGCCAGCGCTTCTTCGACCGGCTGCGGTACGCCACCGCCTACCGCGAGACCGTCGACCTCGCGCAGGACCCGATCAACATCGACGGCGTCATCGCCGACACCGGTGGCTACACGCTCCACGCCGCCCGGCTCTCGCACCCCGTCGAGTCGTACGGCTATCGCCTCGTCGAGCCCGACGGCCGCCGCATGCTGCCCGAACGGCTCGCCGCGCACGGCATCCAGGGGCCCGACGTCGGACGGCTCCAGCGGGCGGGGACGCTCGGCGGGGTCTCGCTCGACGACGTGAGCGAGATCCGGCGCGGGCAGCGGTTCGCGTTCGTCATGGACACCCGGCTGTGCGACGGGGTGTACACCCTCGCCGACGGCTGCGACATGCTCGTCATCGAGTCCACCTTCCTCGACGAGGACGGCGGACTCGCCGCCGAGCACGGCCATCTGACCGCCGGTCAGGCCGCCCGCGTCGCCCTCGATTGCGGCGTACGGCATCTCGTGCTCACCCACTTCAGCCAGCGCTACACCGACCCCGACGAGTTCGAGCGGCAGGCACGGGACGCCGGCTTCGCGGGGGAGCTGACGGTGGCGCACGACCTGCTGCGGGTGCCGGTTCCGAAACGTCGGTAATACCGCCGTACGATGCTTTGATGTCCCTCCCGAAAGCAGAACTGCACCTCCATATCGAAGGCACC
It encodes:
- a CDS encoding ribonuclease Z, whose translation is MSVRELVVLGTASQVPTRHRNHNGYLLRWDGEGILFDPGEGTQRQMLRAGVAAHDLNRICVTHFHGDHSLGLAGVIQRINLDKVPHPVTAHYPRSGQRFFDRLRYATAYRETVDLAQDPINIDGVIADTGGYTLHAARLSHPVESYGYRLVEPDGRRMLPERLAAHGIQGPDVGRLQRAGTLGGVSLDDVSEIRRGQRFAFVMDTRLCDGVYTLADGCDMLVIESTFLDEDGGLAAEHGHLTAGQAARVALDCGVRHLVLTHFSQRYTDPDEFERQARDAGFAGELTVAHDLLRVPVPKRR